One genomic segment of Oscillospiraceae bacterium includes these proteins:
- a CDS encoding sialidase family protein produces the protein MLSIDYKDYVIRLSDPEVYVDNLARRRSGHMTHAMTEFAEGKFIDFNSSCSAVRAAGHSAYGFVEYRISEDRGKTYSEARVLPFSREAFLDGVFTVSVEKTVTCGDGSILAFCLRNTMLEPVCCEPWLTPMAVRSRDGGETWGKPFEISPYPGRIYDALTVQDKVIFLEFKNEHFIGSGPKHKYSVFISENNGVDFCETELPIDGIGRGYGSILYDGNGILHAYAYNVNDERHMDHAVSSDLGKTWENVEPCYLNRGIRNPQTALIDGVYVLHGRGENANGFVFYFSADGCTWSEASLAGDKSGGCYYSNNLPLNDAGRNFLLIQYSELCRNADSKPGENSQVDVIHRTLEIVRR, from the coding sequence ATGTTGAGTATTGATTATAAGGATTATGTGATCAGACTCTCCGATCCGGAAGTCTATGTGGATAACTTGGCACGTCGGAGAAGCGGACACATGACGCACGCGATGACCGAATTCGCTGAGGGAAAATTCATCGATTTCAATTCGAGCTGCTCCGCAGTACGCGCAGCCGGACACTCGGCCTACGGATTTGTCGAATACCGTATATCGGAAGACCGCGGAAAAACCTATTCCGAGGCCCGCGTGCTTCCGTTTTCGCGTGAGGCTTTCCTTGACGGTGTTTTCACCGTTTCGGTCGAGAAAACGGTAACCTGCGGGGACGGCAGTATTCTGGCTTTTTGTCTGCGAAACACGATGCTTGAACCTGTCTGCTGCGAGCCGTGGCTTACACCGATGGCGGTTCGCAGCCGCGACGGCGGTGAAACCTGGGGAAAGCCGTTTGAGATATCGCCTTATCCCGGCAGAATTTATGACGCTCTGACTGTCCAAGACAAAGTTATTTTCCTTGAATTCAAGAATGAGCATTTCATCGGAAGCGGACCAAAGCACAAGTATTCCGTATTTATCAGTGAAAACAACGGCGTGGATTTCTGCGAAACCGAGCTTCCCATCGACGGAATCGGCAGGGGCTACGGTTCGATTCTGTACGACGGCAACGGTATTCTTCACGCTTATGCCTACAATGTGAACGACGAACGGCATATGGACCACGCCGTAAGCTCCGACTTGGGAAAAACATGGGAAAATGTCGAACCATGCTATTTAAACCGAGGGATCCGCAATCCTCAGACCGCGCTGATTGACGGCGTTTATGTCCTGCACGGACGCGGAGAGAACGCAAATGGCTTTGTTTTCTATTTTTCAGCCGACGGCTGCACCTGGAGCGAAGCTTCGCTCGCAGGTGATAAGAGCGGAGGCTGCTACTATTCAAACAATCTGCCGCTGAATGACGCCGGAAGGAATTTTCTGCTGATACAGTATTCTGAGCTGTGCAGAAACGCGGACTCTAAGCCGGGGGAAAATTCTCAAGTGGACGTGATTCACAGAACGCTTGAGATTGTTAGGAGATAA
- a CDS encoding histidine phosphatase family protein, with protein sequence MICYLVRHGKDDDTIRGGWSESGLTSEGKKQALRLAADISHNKLQYNIKHIYSSDLPRAVQTAEPIAAVLNLPITALKQFREANNGDLAGMDNDIANQKYPGLYWNTLEWEECYPNGESPKEFFERVCEAWRLLTYEICDMKENVLIVTHSGVINIILHQINNTVYTNKGKQIPIRHTALIKLKKEQGIWEICEV encoded by the coding sequence TTGATATGTTATTTAGTAAGACACGGCAAAGATGATGATACGATTCGCGGTGGCTGGAGTGAGTCGGGGCTGACAAGCGAAGGTAAAAAACAAGCCCTGCGCCTTGCTGCAGATATCTCTCATAATAAACTACAGTATAATATTAAACACATTTATTCAAGTGATTTGCCGCGGGCTGTACAAACAGCCGAACCAATTGCCGCCGTTTTAAATCTGCCAATCACTGCGTTGAAACAATTTCGTGAAGCCAACAATGGTGATCTTGCCGGCATGGATAACGATATAGCAAACCAAAAGTATCCCGGCTTATATTGGAATACTCTTGAATGGGAAGAGTGTTATCCAAACGGCGAAAGCCCAAAAGAATTTTTTGAGAGAGTGTGTGAAGCCTGGCGTTTATTAACTTATGAAATCTGTGATATGAAAGAGAATGTACTAATTGTAACACATTCCGGTGTAATCAATATAATTTTGCACCAGATAAACAATACTGTTTACACGAATAAGGGAAAACAAATACCCATAAGACACACTGCGTTAATTAAACTTAAAAAAGAACAAGGTATATGGGAAATCTGCGAAGTGTAA
- a CDS encoding bifunctional glycosyltransferase family 2/GtrA family protein — translation MEKLPTVIVIPAYDPPAVFHDLVRRLTARDGYLVVVVDDGSHEDYQQEFKRLPKTAVILRHEKNKGKGAALKTALRYIVDHEIACSGCVTADADEKHRLEDILRVAKALRKNEDKIILGCRNFNKRVPGLIRFGNAVTRWVFRSKTGVKVSDTQSGLRGFPRKYLEALSEIEGMRYEYETNVLLWACEQKIPFAEVPTEIDYTGRKTFIHFHVIRDSILIYAKLLKFTSISFTAFLLDYGLVLWFRTLTGSWPERVSLVFTVVAARACSSTYSFTLNRFVVFRSKGNAFMHAVQFYLLAGILMAASYLLLDLTTIIMPGPLWIAKPITDGILFFVNYFVQNKVIFRKKHRVEEK, via the coding sequence ATGGAAAAACTGCCGACCGTCATCGTCATTCCTGCCTATGACCCGCCCGCTGTCTTTCACGATCTGGTGAGACGTTTGACGGCCAGAGACGGGTATTTGGTCGTGGTGGTCGACGACGGCAGTCATGAAGATTATCAACAGGAATTTAAACGGCTGCCGAAAACAGCGGTCATTTTAAGGCATGAAAAGAACAAGGGAAAAGGCGCCGCGTTAAAAACGGCGCTGCGTTATATTGTCGACCATGAGATCGCCTGCAGCGGCTGCGTGACCGCCGACGCCGACGAAAAGCACCGGCTCGAGGATATTCTGCGGGTGGCGAAAGCGCTGCGCAAAAATGAGGACAAGATTATTCTCGGGTGCCGGAACTTCAATAAACGGGTGCCGGGACTGATTCGGTTCGGCAACGCCGTGACCAGGTGGGTATTCCGTTCCAAAACCGGTGTGAAGGTATCCGACACTCAGAGCGGGCTGCGGGGCTTTCCGCGAAAATATCTCGAGGCGCTTTCGGAAATCGAGGGCATGCGGTACGAATATGAGACCAACGTGCTGCTGTGGGCCTGCGAGCAGAAAATCCCGTTTGCAGAGGTTCCGACCGAGATCGACTATACGGGCCGCAAGACCTTTATCCACTTCCATGTGATCCGCGACTCGATATTGATCTACGCCAAACTGTTGAAATTCACCTCGATCTCTTTCACGGCGTTTTTGCTGGATTACGGACTGGTATTATGGTTTCGCACACTCACGGGCAGCTGGCCGGAGCGTGTGTCACTGGTATTTACCGTTGTCGCCGCCCGTGCGTGCAGTTCGACTTACAGTTTTACGCTCAACCGTTTTGTGGTGTTCCGAAGCAAGGGCAACGCTTTTATGCATGCAGTGCAGTTTTATTTGCTCGCGGGGATTTTGATGGCTGCAAGCTATTTGCTTCTCGATTTGACGACCATCATTATGCCGGGGCCGCTTTGGATCGCTAAGCCGATTACCGACGGAATTTTATTTTTCGTCAACTATTTTGTGCAGAACAAAGTGATATTCCGAAAAAAACACCGCGTGGAGGAAAAATAG
- the rlmD gene encoding 23S rRNA (uracil(1939)-C(5))-methyltransferase RlmD gives MPTKNEIVQLEITDLTEEGHGIGRYNGMAVFVPNAIPGDTAEVKFIKLAKNYAVGRLEKIIAPSKDRIQSDCPVFGRCGGCSLRNMTYEAELKYKQNKVLQNLMRLGGFDADKFIFEPIISKEPNRYRNKAQFPVCKIDGKVAAGLFSKHTHNVIPIADCLLQPEVFSEITAEICVFCDKNGIEPYDETTKKGYLRHIYLRGTADGSVGVCLVVNGNFLQNSRALVAKLTEKFSQVKSVWLNVNKADTNVILGDETKLLLGAPALTDTLCGLEFDISPQSFYQVNREAAQALYQKAAEYAGLTGKETVLDLYCGTGTIGLSMAKNAKKIVGVEIVPEAVENARQNAEKNHIINAEFICGDADLVIAQTDLKPDVVITDPPRKGCGKATLEAICRFAPERIVMVSCDSATLARDLKFLAENGYALQKAVPVDMFPRTMHVETVAVMGSNKKAFGI, from the coding sequence ATGCCGACTAAAAACGAGATTGTACAACTGGAGATCACTGATTTGACAGAGGAAGGGCACGGTATCGGACGGTATAACGGAATGGCGGTTTTCGTGCCGAACGCGATTCCGGGCGACACAGCGGAAGTGAAGTTTATCAAGCTCGCCAAAAATTACGCGGTCGGGCGGCTTGAAAAAATCATTGCGCCGTCGAAAGACCGCATCCAAAGCGACTGTCCGGTGTTCGGGCGGTGCGGCGGGTGTTCGCTGCGCAATATGACCTACGAGGCCGAGTTAAAATATAAACAAAATAAAGTGCTGCAAAACCTGATGCGGCTGGGTGGGTTCGACGCGGACAAGTTTATATTCGAGCCGATCATCTCCAAAGAGCCGAACCGCTATCGCAATAAGGCGCAGTTTCCGGTATGTAAAATCGACGGCAAGGTCGCGGCGGGCTTGTTTTCAAAGCATACCCACAATGTGATTCCGATTGCCGACTGTTTATTACAACCAGAGGTTTTTTCTGAAATCACCGCCGAAATCTGCGTGTTCTGCGACAAAAACGGAATTGAGCCGTATGACGAGACCACCAAAAAGGGCTATCTGCGGCATATTTATCTGCGCGGAACGGCGGACGGCAGCGTCGGGGTGTGTCTGGTGGTCAACGGTAACTTTCTGCAAAACTCCCGCGCGCTGGTTGCCAAACTGACCGAAAAGTTTTCGCAGGTTAAGAGCGTGTGGCTCAACGTCAACAAGGCCGATACCAACGTGATTTTGGGGGATGAGACCAAGCTGCTGTTGGGCGCTCCGGCGCTGACCGACACACTGTGCGGACTGGAATTCGACATCTCGCCGCAGTCGTTTTATCAGGTCAATCGCGAGGCCGCGCAGGCGCTGTATCAAAAGGCGGCAGAGTATGCGGGGCTGACGGGCAAAGAGACGGTGCTGGATTTATACTGCGGCACCGGAACGATCGGGCTTTCGATGGCGAAAAATGCAAAAAAGATCGTCGGGGTTGAAATCGTGCCCGAAGCGGTCGAGAACGCACGTCAAAACGCCGAGAAGAATCACATCATTAATGCGGAATTTATTTGCGGGGATGCGGATTTAGTGATTGCACAAACCGACCTCAAGCCCGACGTGGTCATCACCGACCCACCGCGAAAGGGGTGCGGCAAAGCGACGCTGGAGGCCATCTGCCGGTTTGCGCCCGAGCGCATTGTGATGGTCAGCTGCGACAGCGCGACGCTCGCCCGTGACCTGAAGTTTTTAGCCGAAAACGGGTATGCGCTTCAAAAAGCGGTTCCGGTCGACATGTTTCCGAGGACGATGCACGTTGAAACCGTTGCGGTGATGGGGAGTAATAAAAAAGCATTTGGCATTTGA
- a CDS encoding isochorismatase family cysteine hydrolase codes for MQKKALVIIDIQNDITKNYKDVIGNINQAIDWAVSHDIHVVYIRHENLSDGTRTFKPNTVGSEFVPDLKMVSKNVFTKYKGNALTSKEFADFIRKNEIGDFYIAGADAVACVKSTCYNLCTANYGVSVLSDCITSYDKRKIDEMLRYYESKGSKIISLNDLLV; via the coding sequence ATGCAGAAAAAGGCCTTAGTAATCATCGATATTCAAAATGACATCACTAAGAATTATAAAGATGTGATCGGCAATATCAATCAGGCGATCGATTGGGCGGTCAGTCATGATATTCATGTTGTTTATATCAGACATGAAAATTTATCAGACGGCACGAGGACTTTTAAACCCAATACAGTTGGATCCGAATTCGTGCCGGACCTGAAAATGGTGTCGAAAAATGTTTTTACAAAATATAAAGGAAACGCATTAACCAGCAAAGAATTTGCAGACTTTATTCGCAAAAATGAAATAGGAGATTTTTACATAGCGGGAGCGGATGCTGTCGCTTGTGTGAAATCAACCTGTTACAACTTATGCACAGCGAATTACGGCGTTAGCGTCCTGTCGGATTGCATTACCAGTTATGATAAAAGGAAAATTGACGAAATGCTGCGTTATTATGAAAGCAAAGGCAGTAAAATTATTTCTTTGAATGACCTTTTAGTTTAA
- a CDS encoding acyl-protein synthetase has protein sequence MNARKKLFHHKTVYDMPGTDALFIQAVRENVEWHYRNCGEYREILDSQQFHPDMLITYKDLSHLPPIPTLYLKGNPLLSVPEDKLRLKSTTSGTSGKPVEIGFDAGALGLGLHMLRKMLIQHQFLSLRSTNYLILGYQPAKHNRMGAVRTAYGATFLAPALHKEYALVDTGEKYDLNLDGVMKALMRYSRSKALVRILGFPAYFYFLLKKLEQENISLKLPEKSMVLLGGGWKQFSSQKVKKDELYRLAEERLGIKEERFHEFFGVVEHNIPYFDCKNHHFHVPVYSRVIIRDFKTMEPVENGTPGLLNLITPFLDSMPLVSIMTDDIAVLRDGKQCGCGNESPYFEILGRAGLTGITTCAAGAGSMLEGITI, from the coding sequence ATGAACGCGCGTAAAAAACTGTTTCACCATAAAACGGTATATGATATGCCCGGCACCGATGCGCTTTTTATTCAAGCGGTCAGGGAGAACGTCGAGTGGCATTACCGGAACTGTGGGGAATACCGTGAAATTCTTGACAGCCAACAGTTTCATCCGGATATGTTGATCACATATAAAGACCTGAGCCACCTACCGCCGATCCCCACGCTCTATTTAAAAGGCAATCCGTTGCTGTCTGTCCCCGAGGACAAACTGCGTTTGAAATCCACCACTTCCGGAACGTCCGGAAAACCGGTTGAAATCGGGTTTGACGCGGGCGCGTTGGGTTTGGGGCTGCATATGCTCCGAAAAATGCTGATTCAACATCAATTTCTCTCGCTGCGTTCCACGAATTATCTCATACTGGGCTATCAACCCGCTAAGCACAATCGGATGGGCGCCGTGCGCACGGCCTACGGCGCAACTTTCCTCGCACCGGCTTTGCATAAAGAATATGCGCTTGTTGATACGGGTGAAAAATATGATTTAAACCTTGACGGGGTCATGAAGGCATTAATGCGTTACAGCCGCTCCAAAGCGCTGGTTCGGATTCTGGGCTTTCCCGCGTACTTTTACTTTTTACTCAAAAAGCTCGAGCAGGAAAATATCTCTTTAAAACTGCCCGAAAAATCGATGGTCCTTTTGGGCGGCGGATGGAAGCAGTTTTCATCGCAGAAAGTAAAAAAAGACGAATTGTATCGCTTGGCCGAAGAGCGATTGGGGATCAAAGAGGAACGGTTTCATGAGTTTTTCGGTGTGGTGGAACACAATATTCCCTATTTTGACTGCAAAAATCATCATTTCCATGTGCCGGTCTACAGCCGGGTGATCATACGGGATTTTAAAACGATGGAGCCGGTGGAAAACGGCACGCCCGGGCTGCTCAATCTGATCACGCCGTTTCTTGATTCCATGCCGCTGGTCAGCATTATGACCGACGACATTGCCGTGTTGCGGGATGGGAAACAATGCGGCTGCGGAAACGAGTCGCCGTATTTTGAAATTCTCGGGCGCGCCGGACTGACGGGCATTACGACCTGTGCGGCAGGTGCGGGCAGCATGCTGGAGGGGATCACAATATGA
- a CDS encoding aldolase/citrate lyase family protein, whose product MDGLFRINEKLANGGILYGTHVFCGAPPLTECLAQIGFDLLWIDMEHTAIGIESLQNNLIAARAGGTPAIVRIPWNEKVLAKPVLDMGPDGIIFPDIRTAGEARAAVSACEYPPNGERGYGPLRALNYGGIDKTDYVDRLYRRTQRFLQIEHIDAVDNLEEIAAVEGVDGYIVGPNDLSGSAGHIGRYDHPDMTQIYDRIGEVMRNHGKLFGVSLGYDPDIMSEWLERGAKMIFSGNDVGYVFDGASNLLRELKRLSK is encoded by the coding sequence ATGGACGGACTCTTTCGGATAAATGAAAAGTTGGCAAACGGGGGAATTCTTTATGGTACACACGTATTCTGCGGCGCTCCGCCGCTCACCGAATGTCTCGCGCAGATCGGATTTGATTTACTTTGGATTGATATGGAGCATACCGCAATCGGAATCGAGAGCCTGCAAAACAATCTGATTGCAGCTCGCGCGGGCGGAACGCCTGCGATAGTCAGGATACCGTGGAACGAAAAGGTATTGGCAAAGCCTGTGCTTGATATGGGACCGGACGGAATTATATTCCCGGATATCAGAACCGCCGGTGAGGCCCGCGCCGCCGTTTCCGCCTGCGAATATCCACCGAATGGAGAACGCGGCTACGGCCCGCTGCGCGCACTCAACTACGGCGGCATTGACAAGACCGATTATGTTGATCGTTTATACCGCAGAACACAGCGTTTTTTGCAGATCGAACATATCGACGCGGTCGATAATCTCGAGGAAATAGCCGCGGTTGAAGGGGTCGACGGATACATTGTCGGACCGAACGATCTCTCCGGCTCCGCCGGGCACATCGGACGATACGATCACCCGGATATGACGCAGATTTACGACCGCATCGGAGAAGTTATGCGCAATCACGGCAAATTATTCGGCGTATCACTTGGCTACGACCCGGATATCATGTCCGAATGGCTTGAACGCGGCGCAAAAATGATTTTCTCGGGCAATGATGTCGGTTATGTTTTTGACGGCGCATCGAATCTGCTGCGTGAGCTTAAGCGGTTAAGTAAATAA
- a CDS encoding transposase produces the protein MAPEKRFRFEKEEVIFLMDDLPKRKKNRLDGYDYSSCGAYFVTLCVSGRQNQLWENEESNCIHPQEAAALSETGKIVEKEIRRLNITYESVAVDKYCIMSDHIHLIIFFLPDLNERAQRVEPVTPPTLSRVIKQFKGAITKQIGYSIWQKSFYDKIIRSEKGYRDVWEYVDTNPYRWIDVL, from the coding sequence ATGGCACCTGAGAAACGTTTCAGGTTTGAAAAAGAGGAAGTGATATTTCTTATGGATGATTTGCCGAAGCGGAAAAAGAACAGATTGGATGGGTATGATTATTCATCCTGCGGTGCTTATTTCGTCACGTTGTGCGTTTCCGGACGGCAGAATCAATTATGGGAAAATGAAGAATCGAACTGTATTCACCCGCAGGAAGCAGCGGCTTTATCTGAAACGGGTAAAATTGTTGAAAAAGAAATTCGGAGATTAAACATCACATATGAAAGTGTGGCGGTGGATAAATATTGTATCATGTCCGATCATATCCATTTGATTATTTTTTTTCTGCCTGATTTAAACGAGCGAGCACAGCGGGTCGAACCCGTAACGCCTCCTACATTATCTAGGGTGATCAAACAATTCAAAGGAGCGATCACGAAACAAATTGGGTATTCGATTTGGCAGAAATCATTTTATGATAAAATCATCCGCAGTGAAAAAGGATATCGGGATGTCTGGGAATATGTTGACACAAATCCATACCGATGGATCGATGTATTGTGA
- a CDS encoding AraC family transcriptional regulator: MQILKKTSFSMSRGCAYLRTPNNLHTTHQDENNKLKSYNIRFSVDFIPKDLAANLMAEDNALYVKFDENELGALIEKIKCLASEIKNSDFYSPSVLSAVFCEILVAFIRKYHLTAGRNVNYSRHVQGIINYINSNYRKKLSVSELAGIFHLNPHYMGSLFIREAGRSISEYILELRLILSVQLLMSSSLSVSEIAFECGFNTPAYFIVKFRERYGAPPKKYMSLYSRQAPKS; this comes from the coding sequence GTGCAAATTCTGAAGAAAACCTCATTCAGTATGTCTCGCGGCTGCGCGTACCTCAGAACGCCGAACAACCTCCACACCACGCATCAGGATGAAAACAACAAATTAAAATCGTATAATATACGCTTCTCGGTGGATTTTATACCAAAGGATTTGGCCGCGAACCTCATGGCGGAAGACAACGCTCTCTACGTGAAATTTGACGAAAATGAGCTTGGGGCGCTGATTGAAAAAATCAAGTGTCTCGCTTCCGAAATTAAAAACTCGGATTTTTATTCTCCCTCCGTTCTTTCCGCTGTTTTCTGTGAAATATTAGTCGCTTTTATCCGGAAATATCATTTGACTGCCGGCAGAAATGTAAACTACAGCCGCCATGTACAAGGCATAATAAATTATATAAACAGCAATTATCGCAAGAAACTCAGCGTAAGCGAGCTGGCTGGGATTTTTCATCTTAATCCGCATTACATGGGCAGCCTGTTTATTCGTGAGGCAGGACGAAGCATTTCGGAGTATATTCTTGAGCTGCGCTTGATTCTATCCGTTCAGCTTCTCATGAGTTCCTCCCTGTCAGTCAGTGAAATCGCGTTCGAGTGCGGCTTTAACACGCCTGCCTATTTCATCGTCAAATTCCGAGAGCGATATGGAGCGCCGCCAAAAAAATACATGAGCCTGTACTCCCGCCAAGCCCCAAAAAGCTAA
- a CDS encoding acyl-CoA reductase has translation MNLIKGKMVLSPKERDAALNALEGEIYDTLKSDVLNTEMVLNACDLLSKSIGQEHVNLLVSAGISPIKAEGYLREAKAQLNREALTKRLKTELGDAFFAKEPFVGENGSVRVKERILPLGTLFHIAAGNQFGLAFYSAVEGLLTGNINLIKLPSNDDGLSAVIFSELFKIEPLLKDYVYLFDYTSTDTEAIRKLMKIADAAVIWGGDSSVRAIRDLADPTTKIIEWGHKLSVAYVTRDGYDERALYGLAENIVQTNQLLCSSCQGIYLDTDSMEDVYRFCEAFLPVLEQCRRARCEEIPLEIQAQTGLMVYTERLRADDRPCRVFQGKYGALLAYEDSSLKTAIPYGNCWVKRLPRRELVNTLRPHKSHLQTAGLLCAEEDREALTELLWKAGVIRVTQGKNMSETYTGAAHDGEYALRRYTRIVSQEFMD, from the coding sequence ATGAATCTGATCAAAGGGAAAATGGTGTTGTCCCCAAAAGAACGCGATGCCGCTTTAAATGCGCTTGAAGGGGAGATTTACGATACCCTAAAAAGCGATGTATTGAACACGGAAATGGTTTTGAACGCGTGCGACTTGCTTTCGAAATCCATCGGGCAGGAGCATGTGAATTTACTCGTAAGCGCCGGTATTTCCCCCATAAAAGCCGAGGGTTATCTGCGGGAGGCAAAGGCGCAGCTGAACAGGGAAGCTCTGACGAAGCGGCTGAAAACCGAGCTTGGAGACGCGTTTTTTGCAAAAGAACCGTTTGTGGGCGAGAACGGCTCCGTCCGTGTCAAGGAGAGAATTTTGCCTTTGGGCACGCTTTTTCACATTGCGGCGGGCAATCAGTTCGGGCTGGCGTTCTACAGTGCCGTGGAGGGCTTGCTGACGGGCAACATCAATCTGATTAAACTGCCGAGTAATGACGACGGGCTGTCGGCAGTGATTTTTTCGGAACTGTTCAAAATCGAGCCCCTGTTAAAGGATTATGTCTATCTTTTTGATTATACTTCCACGGACACGGAAGCGATTCGGAAACTGATGAAGATCGCCGATGCGGCGGTGATTTGGGGCGGGGATTCGTCCGTTCGGGCAATCCGTGATCTGGCCGACCCCACGACCAAAATCATCGAATGGGGACACAAACTCAGCGTTGCCTATGTGACCCGCGACGGATATGACGAGCGCGCGCTTTACGGGTTGGCGGAGAATATTGTGCAGACCAATCAGCTGCTGTGCAGTTCGTGTCAGGGAATTTATCTGGATACGGATTCGATGGAGGACGTCTACCGGTTTTGCGAGGCGTTTCTGCCGGTTTTGGAGCAGTGCCGCCGTGCGCGCTGCGAGGAAATTCCGTTGGAGATACAGGCGCAGACCGGGTTGATGGTTTATACGGAGCGTTTGCGGGCGGATGATCGCCCCTGCCGGGTGTTTCAGGGCAAATACGGGGCGCTGCTTGCCTATGAGGATTCCTCGTTGAAAACAGCCATTCCCTACGGGAACTGTTGGGTAAAGAGATTGCCGAGACGGGAACTGGTCAACACCCTCCGGCCGCATAAAAGCCATCTGCAAACCGCGGGGCTGCTGTGCGCAGAAGAAGATCGGGAGGCGTTGACCGAGTTGTTATGGAAAGCCGGGGTCATCCGGGTCACGCAGGGGAAGAACATGTCCGAAACCTACACCGGCGCCGCGCATGACGGCGAGTATGCGCTCAGGCGGTATACCCGCATTGTTTCGCAGGAGTTTATGGATTAA